A DNA window from Maribellus comscasis contains the following coding sequences:
- a CDS encoding RNA polymerase sigma factor, which produces METLYKNIHQEIIDQCRQGNEKAQFQLYKLYYKAMYSVSVRILNDEMEAEDVMQEAFLKAFKKIDTYKGEVSFGAWLKKIVVNRSLDQLKKRKVQFEEVSEKNSQIAEYQMETKEVNVNTIKKAIQKLPDGYRVVLSLYLIEGYDHDEISQILGISNSSSRTQLLRAKNKLREQLKDEEIFSYN; this is translated from the coding sequence TTGGAAACGTTATACAAAAACATACATCAGGAGATAATTGACCAGTGCAGACAAGGAAATGAAAAAGCACAGTTTCAGTTGTATAAATTGTATTATAAGGCAATGTACAGTGTTAGTGTACGAATCCTGAATGACGAAATGGAGGCGGAAGATGTTATGCAGGAAGCGTTTCTGAAGGCATTCAAAAAAATAGATACCTATAAAGGAGAAGTTAGTTTTGGTGCCTGGCTCAAAAAAATAGTTGTAAACCGTTCTTTGGATCAATTGAAAAAAAGAAAAGTTCAGTTTGAAGAAGTAAGTGAAAAAAACTCTCAGATTGCTGAATACCAAATGGAAACAAAAGAAGTGAATGTAAATACCATTAAAAAAGCCATTCAAAAACTTCCGGACGGTTATCGAGTGGTTTTAAGTCTTTATCTGATTGAAGGTTATGACCACGATGAAATCAGCCAAATTTTGGGAATCAGTAATTCTTCTTCACGGACACAACTGTTACGGGCCAAAAATAAATTGAGAGAACAATTAAAGGACGAAGAAATATTTTCATACAATTAG